Proteins encoded within one genomic window of Coprococcus phoceensis:
- a CDS encoding VanW family protein: MSVKRRRKVLATAGIIAFSILVVLGIVYFVFRSRVKSTADNEIYNNVYIETVNVSGMKKSDAKKAVEAKIKKYQEQSISLRIEEENVQVTLGELGFTIKDVDKLVEKALAYGKGGSIWSRYFEVKKLDKEKKVISAAYQIDSEKAKAVFEAKAQPLEKAATNATITRENGAFVITDEVQGKTIDAEASVKAIETYLNKKWNKKEASVDLVSVSDVPDVTREQLETIQDTLGTFTTYCGSGGGRVQNIESGTAHINGAVVMPGEEYSANAAMEPYTTENGFTEAGSYESGKVVQSMGGGICQVSTTLYNAVILAELEVTQRQPHSMLVDYVKPSMDAAIAGDYKDLKFKNNTETPIYIEGYISGGNLTFTIYGKETRNANRSIEFVSETLSTTPAGKKFVESGDSLGVMTKSGSGHMGKTARLWKVVYENGQEVSRDIFNNSTYSASPVTVNVGTASDNAEASALVKAAIATQDEGQINNAIAEAKAKIEEAAQKAEEEAQNTQNATPPEAPTE, encoded by the coding sequence ATGAGCGTAAAAAGGAGACGGAAAGTGCTTGCGACGGCGGGAATCATTGCGTTTTCGATTCTTGTTGTGTTGGGAATTGTTTATTTTGTCTTTCGAAGCCGGGTGAAGAGCACTGCGGACAATGAGATTTATAACAATGTCTATATTGAGACGGTGAATGTGTCCGGTATGAAAAAATCAGATGCCAAAAAAGCAGTGGAAGCAAAGATTAAAAAATATCAGGAGCAGAGCATTTCGCTTCGCATAGAAGAAGAGAATGTACAGGTGACATTGGGTGAGCTTGGTTTTACGATAAAAGATGTGGATAAGCTTGTAGAAAAGGCTCTTGCTTACGGAAAAGGTGGAAGTATTTGGAGTCGTTACTTTGAAGTGAAAAAGCTTGACAAAGAAAAGAAAGTCATTTCCGCAGCATATCAGATTGACAGCGAGAAGGCAAAAGCAGTTTTTGAAGCAAAGGCACAGCCACTGGAAAAAGCGGCAACAAATGCGACGATTACTCGTGAGAACGGCGCATTTGTCATTACAGATGAAGTTCAGGGAAAGACGATTGATGCAGAAGCCTCAGTAAAAGCCATTGAGACATATTTAAATAAGAAATGGAATAAGAAAGAGGCATCTGTAGATCTTGTGTCTGTCTCAGATGTACCGGATGTTACGCGGGAGCAGCTCGAGACGATTCAGGATACACTTGGAACATTTACGACATATTGTGGAAGCGGAGGCGGAAGAGTCCAGAACATTGAGTCCGGAACAGCGCATATCAATGGAGCTGTGGTGATGCCGGGCGAGGAATACTCTGCCAACGCAGCGATGGAGCCTTATACAACTGAGAATGGGTTTACAGAAGCGGGCTCTTATGAGAGTGGGAAGGTTGTGCAGAGTATGGGCGGCGGAATCTGCCAGGTGTCCACAACACTTTACAATGCCGTGATCCTTGCGGAACTGGAGGTGACGCAGAGACAGCCACATTCCATGCTGGTAGATTATGTGAAGCCATCTATGGATGCTGCAATCGCAGGTGACTATAAAGATTTAAAATTCAAGAATAATACAGAGACACCGATTTATATTGAAGGATATATATCGGGCGGGAATCTTACATTTACAATTTATGGAAAAGAGACAAGAAATGCGAACCGGAGTATTGAGTTTGTCAGCGAGACGCTGAGCACAACACCGGCAGGAAAGAAGTTTGTCGAGTCCGGGGACTCACTTGGCGTGATGACAAAGAGTGGTTCAGGACATATGGGAAAGACGGCGAGACTTTGGAAGGTTGTCTATGAAAATGGACAGGAAGTGAGCCGAGATATTTTCAACAACAGCACATACAGCGCATCACCGGTTACAGTGAATGTGGGAACGGCATCAGATAATGCGGAGGCTTCGGCGCTCGTCAAGGCGGCAATTGCCACGCAGGATGAAGGGCAGATCAACAATGCAATTGCCGAGGCGAAGGCAAAGATTGAGGAGGCGGCACAAAAGGCGGAAGAGGAAGCACAGAACACACAGAATGCGACACCGCCGGAAGCGCCGACAGAGTAA
- a CDS encoding AtpZ/AtpI family protein produces MKYKKSVYRTFALITQLGISMIVPILLCVWVGGWLEEKFKLPVTIPFIILGVLAGMRNVYLLVRHANEDLEEKKEEGKDEKR; encoded by the coding sequence ATGAAATACAAAAAAAGTGTGTACAGGACATTTGCATTGATTACTCAGCTGGGAATCAGCATGATCGTTCCGATTCTGCTGTGTGTCTGGGTGGGCGGATGGCTGGAAGAAAAGTTCAAACTTCCGGTTACGATCCCTTTTATTATATTGGGAGTATTGGCAGGGATGCGTAATGTTTATCTGCTTGTAAGACATGCGAATGAAGACCTGGAAGAAAAGAAAGAGGAAGGCAAAGATGAAAAAAGATAA
- the atpE gene encoding ATP synthase F0 subunit C produces the protein MSQITNEALILACSAIGAGLAMIAGIGPGIGQGVAAGHGAAAVGRNPGAKSDITSTMLLGQAVAETTGLYSLVIALILLFANPLLGKL, from the coding sequence ATGAGTCAAATTACAAACGAAGCATTAATTTTAGCTTGTTCAGCAATTGGAGCGGGGTTAGCGATGATCGCAGGTATCGGACCTGGTATCGGACAAGGTGTGGCAGCCGGACACGGTGCGGCAGCAGTAGGAAGAAATCCGGGAGCAAAATCTGATATTACATCTACAATGTTACTTGGACAGGCAGTTGCGGAGACGACAGGTCTTTACAGTCTGGTTATCGCATTGATTCTCTTGTTTGCAAACCCACTGTTAGGAAAGTTGTAA
- a CDS encoding tRNA (cytidine(34)-2'-O)-methyltransferase yields MLNIVLFEPEIPANTGNIGRTCVATNTRLHLIEPLGFRLNEKAIKRAGMDYWDDLDVTTYIDFQDFMEKNPGAKIYMATTKAPNVYTDVNYEPDCYIMFGKESAGIPEEILIHHKEDSIRIPMVGDIRSLNLGNSVAIVLYEALRQNGFQNMTKEGHLHRLEWD; encoded by the coding sequence ATGTTGAATATTGTATTATTTGAGCCGGAGATTCCGGCAAATACCGGAAATATCGGGAGAACCTGTGTTGCTACAAACACACGTCTCCATCTGATCGAGCCACTAGGCTTCCGATTGAATGAAAAAGCGATCAAGCGTGCAGGAATGGATTATTGGGATGATCTGGACGTGACAACGTATATTGATTTTCAGGATTTTATGGAGAAAAATCCAGGAGCAAAAATTTATATGGCAACGACAAAAGCACCGAATGTATATACTGATGTGAATTATGAGCCGGACTGCTATATTATGTTTGGAAAAGAGAGCGCAGGGATTCCGGAGGAGATTTTGATACACCACAAGGAGGACAGTATCCGTATTCCTATGGTGGGAGATATCAGATCTTTGAATCTCGGGAATTCCGTGGCAATTGTATTATATGAAGCACTGAGACAAAATGGATTTCAGAATATGACAAAAGAGGGGCATTTACACCGTTTAGAGTGGGATTAA
- a CDS encoding Lrp/AsnC family transcriptional regulator, with protein MRTTILKYIEKNSRVDLGELAVLLGTDEVTVANEIAQMEKEKIICGYHTLIDWDKVGTEKVTALIEVKVTPQRNQGFDRIAERIYNYPEVNAVYLISGGYDLLVTLDGKTLKEVSQFVSEKLSPVEAVISTATHFILKKYKDHGTILVKKAESERMLVTP; from the coding sequence ATGAGAACAACAATTTTAAAATATATCGAAAAGAACAGCCGTGTAGATTTGGGCGAGCTGGCAGTGTTACTTGGGACAGATGAGGTGACTGTGGCAAATGAGATTGCACAGATGGAAAAGGAAAAGATTATCTGCGGTTACCATACGTTGATCGACTGGGATAAAGTCGGAACGGAAAAAGTGACTGCACTGATTGAGGTGAAAGTGACTCCACAGAGAAATCAAGGATTTGACAGAATCGCAGAGCGTATCTACAATTATCCGGAAGTGAATGCAGTCTATCTGATTTCCGGAGGATATGATCTTCTGGTGACACTGGATGGAAAAACATTAAAAGAGGTGTCCCAGTTTGTATCGGAAAAGCTTTCTCCGGTTGAGGCTGTAATCAGCACGGCGACACATTTTATCCTGAAAAAATATAAGGATCATGGAACGATACTTGTGAAAAAAGCAGAATCAGAAAGGATGTTGGTGACACCGTAA
- the atpH gene encoding ATP synthase F1 subunit delta, which yields MAKLVSKTYGDALFAVACEEECIDEFFEAAVCVVDSLWANEEFSKLMNHPNIGKEEKIKIVEETFSQKIPKEIIGLMTLLIKKGHAKDMCAVFKYFIGLVKEEKKIGSARVVTAIELSGEQKEKVEQKLLETTSYEKFEMNYEVDSSLIGGMVIRIGDRIVDSSIRTKLYELSKNLRKIQL from the coding sequence ATGGCTAAGTTAGTTTCGAAGACATATGGAGATGCACTGTTTGCAGTCGCCTGTGAAGAAGAGTGCATTGACGAATTCTTTGAGGCGGCAGTGTGTGTGGTGGATAGTTTGTGGGCAAATGAAGAATTTAGCAAACTGATGAATCATCCAAATATTGGAAAAGAAGAAAAAATAAAAATTGTCGAGGAGACATTTTCGCAAAAGATCCCAAAAGAGATCATCGGACTGATGACGCTTCTCATCAAAAAAGGGCATGCGAAAGATATGTGTGCCGTGTTCAAATATTTTATCGGACTTGTGAAAGAAGAGAAGAAGATTGGAAGTGCCCGCGTGGTGACAGCAATTGAACTGAGCGGGGAGCAGAAAGAAAAGGTAGAACAAAAACTTTTGGAGACGACCTCTTATGAGAAGTTCGAGATGAATTATGAAGTGGATTCGTCGCTGATTGGCGGCATGGTCATTCGAATCGGGGATCGCATTGTTGACAGCAGTATTCGGACAAAGCTATATGAGCTGTCGAAAAATTTAAGAAAAATTCAACTATAA
- the atpB gene encoding F0F1 ATP synthase subunit A — protein MGNGLGIVAAKEADFMIHSLLKFELFGQELYLTTTHVSILLICLGLIILALIARVKLQDTDGKPGRFQNAVEYVVEMLDGMVKSGMGKKGIPYRNYIGTLFLFILFSNLSGLLGLRPPTADYGVTFPLGVITFFLIQFNNIRYNKVGAFTNLFKPLPFLFPINLIGEIAVPFSLSLRLFGNVLSGTVIMALLYGLLSQIAIIWPGFLHAYFDVFSGAIQTYVFCMLTMVFVSDKIPD, from the coding sequence GTGGGAAATGGATTAGGGATAGTTGCTGCAAAAGAGGCTGACTTTATGATACACAGCCTTTTGAAGTTTGAACTGTTTGGGCAGGAGCTATACCTTACGACGACGCATGTCAGTATACTGCTCATATGTCTGGGACTGATTATACTTGCACTTATTGCAAGGGTAAAATTGCAGGATACTGACGGGAAGCCGGGAAGGTTTCAAAATGCAGTGGAATACGTTGTGGAGATGCTGGATGGCATGGTGAAAAGTGGCATGGGCAAAAAAGGGATTCCTTACCGAAACTATATAGGGACCTTGTTTTTGTTTATTTTGTTCAGTAATCTCTCGGGACTTTTGGGATTGAGACCACCGACAGCAGATTATGGAGTTACATTTCCGCTTGGTGTGATCACATTTTTCCTGATACAGTTTAACAATATCAGGTATAACAAAGTTGGAGCGTTCACCAACTTGTTCAAACCACTGCCGTTTTTATTCCCGATCAACCTGATTGGGGAGATTGCCGTTCCGTTTTCGTTGTCACTTCGTCTCTTCGGAAACGTCTTGTCAGGAACGGTTATCATGGCCTTGCTGTATGGTCTGCTTTCGCAGATTGCAATCATATGGCCAGGTTTTCTGCATGCCTACTTTGACGTCTTTTCAGGGGCAATTCAGACATACGTATTTTGTATGTTGACGATGGTATTTGTAAGTGATAAGATACCGGATTAA
- the atpF gene encoding F0F1 ATP synthase subunit B, with amino-acid sequence MDRLFTLDAQFLFDAVVLGLSMLLLFTILSYLLFNPVRSLLEKRRQRVLDDQETAKREKQEAIAYKEEYDRKLKEVDKEAQEILSAARKKAMQNEAKIVAEAKEEAARIIEHANAQIELEKKRALDDMKQEMITIASMMAGKVVAASIDTKVQEGLIDETLKEMGDHTWLS; translated from the coding sequence TTGGATCGTTTATTTACACTCGACGCACAGTTTCTGTTTGATGCGGTTGTGCTTGGCTTGAGTATGCTGCTTTTATTTACGATTCTTTCGTATCTTCTGTTTAATCCGGTCAGGAGTCTGCTTGAAAAGCGCAGACAGCGTGTTCTGGATGATCAGGAGACTGCAAAGCGGGAAAAACAGGAGGCAATCGCATACAAAGAAGAGTATGACAGAAAGCTGAAAGAAGTAGATAAAGAAGCGCAGGAGATCTTAAGCGCTGCGCGCAAAAAAGCGATGCAGAATGAGGCAAAGATCGTTGCGGAGGCAAAAGAAGAGGCAGCCCGTATTATAGAGCATGCCAATGCCCAGATTGAGTTAGAAAAAAAACGGGCGTTGGATGATATGAAACAGGAAATGATTACCATTGCATCTATGATGGCAGGAAAAGTGGTAGCAGCTTCGATTGATACAAAAGTACAAGAAGGTCTTATTGATGAGACGTTGAAAGAGATGGGTGATCATACATGGCTAAGTTAG
- the atpG gene encoding ATP synthase F1 subunit gamma, translated as MASMREIKRRRGSIQSTQQITKAMKLVSTVKLQKARMRAENSKAYFEYMYQTVTSMLAKAGNIEHPYLRKSDSKNVAVVAVTSNRGLAGGYNANIARLIVESGIEKERIRLYTVGRKGVESLARKGYQIAEDYSDIIDEPTYADARRIGERLLDDFSKGEVGEIYVAYTEFKNTVSHIPKLMKLLPVSAETVPAEEKKESVLMNFEPNEEEAISLLIPKYMTSILYGAFVEAVASENGARMQAMDSATNNAEEIIDDLELKYNRARQGAITQELTEIIAGAEAIG; from the coding sequence ATGGCATCCATGAGAGAGATAAAAAGACGCCGCGGAAGTATTCAAAGTACGCAGCAGATCACCAAAGCCATGAAGCTTGTTTCGACTGTAAAGCTGCAAAAAGCAAGAATGCGTGCAGAGAACTCGAAGGCGTATTTTGAATATATGTATCAGACAGTGACTTCCATGCTTGCGAAGGCGGGCAATATAGAGCATCCGTATTTGCGAAAAAGTGATTCCAAAAATGTTGCGGTTGTGGCAGTGACCTCAAACCGCGGTCTTGCGGGCGGATACAATGCAAATATTGCAAGACTAATCGTGGAAAGCGGGATAGAAAAAGAACGTATCCGGCTTTACACAGTCGGCAGAAAAGGTGTGGAAAGTCTTGCAAGAAAAGGATATCAAATTGCAGAGGATTACTCGGATATCATTGACGAACCGACGTATGCAGATGCACGCCGGATCGGGGAGAGACTGCTTGATGATTTCTCAAAAGGAGAAGTCGGAGAAATCTATGTGGCGTATACAGAGTTTAAAAATACGGTCAGTCATATTCCGAAGCTGATGAAACTGCTTCCGGTGAGTGCAGAAACTGTGCCTGCAGAAGAAAAGAAAGAGTCCGTATTGATGAATTTTGAGCCGAATGAAGAGGAGGCGATCAGTCTTCTCATTCCGAAGTATATGACAAGTATTTTGTACGGCGCTTTTGTGGAGGCGGTTGCAAGCGAGAACGGCGCCCGTATGCAGGCGATGGACTCTGCAACAAACAATGCAGAAGAGATTATTGATGATTTGGAATTAAAATATAATCGCGCCCGTCAGGGAGCGATCACACAGGAATTAACAGAAATTATAGCCGGAGCGGAAGCTATCGGATAG
- a CDS encoding AIR synthase-related protein, with the protein MKVGKVSQTVLKRSLLKPLQFHREESMFPPSVEEMCYGIKTGEGEEVLSSTAVLYGNEKDLGVFALAQAANDLATRGAVPVAAAVYIMLPPYAYESRLKAMIEYVERAGSAHGIQIICAKAETSPAINQAIVYVNGMGVLKKEELLRSCMGKPGQDIVLLKWIALEGTLRVMREKEEELSRRFIPAFLNPIRQMEGELFSVDELQTAKKAGVSAMHQITEGGILAALWEMAESSGVGIEVDLKKMAIRQETVEICEYFHLNPYQLTSAGSVLIFAEDGEKLVEKFQKEGRQAVVLGRTTVDTARVILGGEEKRYLDRPAPDELLKMYESK; encoded by the coding sequence ATGAAGGTAGGAAAAGTATCTCAGACCGTGTTAAAGCGTTCGCTTTTAAAACCATTACAATTTCATAGAGAAGAATCGATGTTTCCTCCGTCTGTAGAAGAGATGTGTTATGGGATAAAAACAGGAGAGGGGGAGGAAGTGTTATCTTCTACCGCTGTTCTATATGGAAACGAGAAAGATTTGGGCGTGTTTGCGCTTGCGCAGGCGGCGAATGATCTTGCAACCCGCGGGGCAGTGCCTGTGGCGGCAGCAGTATATATTATGCTCCCGCCGTATGCGTATGAATCGCGTCTGAAAGCGATGATTGAGTATGTGGAACGAGCGGGAAGCGCGCATGGTATTCAGATTATATGTGCCAAAGCGGAGACAAGTCCCGCAATCAATCAGGCAATCGTATATGTGAATGGTATGGGCGTATTAAAGAAGGAAGAACTTCTAAGAAGCTGTATGGGGAAACCGGGACAGGATATCGTGCTTTTAAAGTGGATTGCGCTGGAAGGAACATTGCGCGTGATGCGGGAAAAAGAAGAAGAATTGTCAAGACGGTTTATCCCGGCATTTTTGAATCCGATTCGACAGATGGAAGGAGAACTGTTCTCTGTCGATGAACTGCAGACTGCAAAAAAAGCGGGGGTATCAGCGATGCACCAGATTACCGAGGGCGGGATTCTGGCAGCTTTATGGGAGATGGCGGAAAGCTCCGGTGTGGGGATTGAGGTTGATTTGAAAAAGATGGCGATCAGACAGGAGACGGTGGAGATTTGTGAATATTTTCATCTGAATCCGTATCAGCTTACATCGGCGGGAAGTGTTTTGATCTTTGCAGAGGATGGCGAGAAGCTTGTAGAGAAATTCCAAAAAGAAGGGAGACAGGCGGTCGTTCTTGGAAGGACGACTGTAGATACTGCAAGAGTCATTTTGGGCGGCGAAGAGAAAAGATATCTTGACAGACCGGCGCCGGATGAATTATTAAAGATGTATGAGTCAAAGTAA
- the atpA gene encoding F0F1 ATP synthase subunit alpha: MNLRPEEISSVIKEQIKRYASELEVSDVGTVIQVADGIARIHGLENAMQGELLEFPGEVYGMVLNLEEDNVGAVLLGDQRNINEGDTVKTTGRVVEVPVGDCMLGRVVNALGQPIDGKGPIQATNFRQIERVASGVIARKSVDTPLQTGIKAIDSMVPIGRGQRELIIGDRQTGKTAIAIDTIINQKGQGVKCIYVAIGQKASTVANIVKVFEEYGAMDYTTVVASTASELAPLQYIAPYSGCAMGEEWMENGEDVLIVYDDLSKHATAYRTLSLLLRRPPGREAYPGDVFYLHSRLLERAARLSDKLGGGSLTALPIIETQAGDVSAYIPTNVISITDGQIFLETEMFNAGFRPAVNPGISVSRVGGSAQIKAMKKIAGPIRIDLAQYRELAAFAQFGSELDADTKERLAQGVRIKEVLKQPQYKPMPVEYQVIIIYAATRKHLLDIAVEDILRFETELFEFIQTKYPEIPESIKTEKVITEENEAALVKAIEEFKLQFTHQ, from the coding sequence ATGAACTTAAGACCAGAAGAAATCAGCTCTGTCATTAAAGAACAGATTAAAAGATACGCATCGGAGTTAGAAGTATCGGATGTGGGAACGGTTATTCAGGTAGCCGATGGTATTGCACGTATCCACGGACTGGAAAATGCGATGCAGGGAGAGCTGTTAGAGTTCCCTGGTGAAGTGTATGGTATGGTGCTGAACCTGGAAGAAGACAATGTAGGTGCAGTTCTTTTAGGGGATCAGAGAAATATCAACGAGGGAGATACGGTAAAGACGACGGGAAGAGTAGTGGAGGTTCCGGTAGGGGACTGCATGCTTGGACGTGTCGTGAACGCATTAGGACAGCCGATTGATGGGAAAGGACCGATTCAGGCGACAAATTTCAGACAGATAGAAAGAGTTGCTTCCGGAGTTATTGCGCGTAAATCTGTAGATACGCCGCTGCAGACCGGAATCAAGGCGATTGATTCTATGGTTCCGATTGGAAGAGGACAGCGTGAGCTGATCATCGGGGACAGACAGACAGGAAAGACTGCGATTGCGATTGATACGATCATCAATCAAAAAGGGCAGGGAGTAAAATGTATTTACGTTGCCATTGGTCAGAAGGCATCTACAGTGGCAAATATTGTGAAGGTATTTGAAGAATACGGGGCAATGGATTACACAACCGTTGTCGCATCAACGGCAAGTGAGCTTGCACCGCTTCAGTACATCGCACCGTACTCAGGATGTGCGATGGGAGAAGAGTGGATGGAAAATGGAGAGGACGTACTGATCGTGTATGATGATTTGTCCAAACATGCGACAGCTTATCGTACTCTTTCCTTACTTCTTCGCAGACCGCCAGGACGTGAGGCTTATCCGGGAGATGTATTCTATCTGCACTCTAGATTATTGGAACGAGCAGCCAGATTATCAGATAAATTAGGCGGTGGTTCATTAACTGCGCTCCCGATCATTGAGACACAGGCAGGTGATGTATCTGCTTACATTCCGACGAATGTCATCTCAATCACGGACGGACAGATTTTCCTTGAGACAGAGATGTTTAACGCCGGTTTTAGACCTGCGGTCAATCCGGGGATCTCTGTGTCGCGTGTAGGAGGTTCGGCACAGATCAAGGCGATGAAGAAGATTGCGGGACCGATTCGTATTGATCTTGCACAGTACCGTGAACTTGCGGCATTTGCACAGTTTGGATCTGAATTAGATGCAGATACAAAAGAACGACTTGCACAGGGAGTACGAATCAAAGAAGTATTAAAACAGCCGCAGTACAAGCCGATGCCGGTAGAGTATCAGGTAATCATCATCTATGCGGCGACGAGAAAACATCTGCTTGACATTGCGGTGGAAGATATTTTACGTTTTGAGACAGAACTGTTTGAATTTATCCAGACAAAATATCCGGAGATTCCGGAATCAATTAAGACGGAAAAGGTTATCACAGAAGAAAATGAAGCTGCGCTTGTAAAAGCGATTGAAGAGTTCAAGCTACAGTTCACACATCAGTAA
- a CDS encoding aminotransferase class I/II-fold pyridoxal phosphate-dependent enzyme — MRNPLSQKVVGIQPSGIRKFFDVVNEMKDAISLGVGEPDFDTPWRIREEGIYTLEKGRTFYTSNAGLKELKIEICKYLDRKVNVQYDYNHEVIVTVGGSEGIDIALRAMLDPGDEVLIPQPSYVSYLPCTILADGVPVVIPLQHKNEFKLTAEELEAAITPKTKILVMPFPNNPTGSIMTKEDLEPIVELVKKHDLFVISDEIYSELSYKGEHVSIASFEGMKERTILINGFSKGYAMTGWRLGYACGPANIIEQMVKIHQFAIMCAPTNSQYAAVEALRNCDEEVKEMRESYNQRRRFLVHEFKRMKLECFEPFGAFYIFPNIKEFGMTSEEFATRLLEEEKVAVVPGTAFGDCGEGFLRISYAYSLEDLKEAIGRLGRFIDRLRNER, encoded by the coding sequence ATGAGAAATCCATTATCACAGAAAGTGGTTGGCATTCAGCCGTCAGGAATTCGTAAATTTTTTGACGTGGTAAATGAGATGAAAGATGCGATTTCACTTGGAGTAGGAGAGCCGGACTTCGATACGCCTTGGCGTATTCGGGAAGAAGGAATCTATACATTGGAAAAAGGGCGCACATTTTATACATCGAATGCCGGTCTGAAAGAATTAAAAATAGAAATTTGTAAATACTTAGATAGAAAAGTGAATGTACAATATGATTACAATCATGAAGTGATCGTAACTGTAGGGGGAAGCGAAGGGATTGACATTGCACTGCGTGCCATGCTGGATCCGGGGGATGAGGTTCTCATTCCACAGCCAAGCTACGTTTCCTATCTGCCTTGCACAATTCTTGCAGACGGAGTTCCGGTCGTGATTCCGCTGCAGCATAAGAATGAATTTAAGCTCACAGCAGAGGAGCTTGAAGCCGCTATTACACCGAAGACAAAAATTCTTGTCATGCCGTTTCCAAATAACCCGACGGGTTCTATTATGACAAAAGAAGATTTGGAACCGATTGTGGAACTTGTGAAGAAGCATGATCTGTTCGTAATCTCGGATGAGATTTACTCAGAGCTCAGCTATAAAGGAGAGCATGTGTCAATCGCAAGTTTTGAGGGAATGAAAGAGCGCACGATTCTGATCAATGGATTTTCAAAGGGGTATGCGATGACCGGCTGGCGGCTTGGTTATGCGTGCGGTCCTGCGAACATCATCGAGCAGATGGTGAAGATTCATCAGTTTGCGATTATGTGTGCGCCGACAAACAGCCAGTATGCGGCGGTGGAGGCACTTCGCAACTGTGATGAAGAAGTAAAGGAGATGCGTGAGTCTTATAATCAGAGAAGACGCTTCCTTGTGCATGAATTCAAACGGATGAAGCTTGAATGCTTTGAGCCGTTTGGCGCATTCTATATTTTCCCAAATATCAAAGAGTTTGGGATGACGTCAGAAGAATTCGCGACAAGATTATTGGAAGAAGAAAAGGTGGCGGTCGTTCCGGGAACTGCGTTCGGAGACTGTGGTGAGGGATTCCTTCGTATTTCGTATGCATATTCTTTGGAAGACCTGAAAGAGGCGATTGGGCGTCTTGGCAGATTTATTGACCGACTGAGAAATGAAAGGTAA